One window of the Conexibacter sp. SYSU D00693 genome contains the following:
- a CDS encoding class I SAM-dependent methyltransferase gives MTDPAEQRAAMRERWEEAAAGWSARREEFQTALEPVSRWLVDAIDPQPGQTVLELAAGLGDTGFLAAQRVGPDGRLISTDGAEAMVEAAKAHGAQLGITNAEFKAMELEWIDQEAASVDGVLCRFGYMLCVDPEAALRETRRVLRPGGRVALAVWDEPRHNPTFAMGSVLAELGLAEPGDPSAPGPFALADRERLVELVASAGLVDVRVEAVDVVYRAASLDEVWEQQRDLSPTARRIVPTLSPADHTRLRDALDERWSAWVQSDGSVALPGRALCAAADA, from the coding sequence GTGACCGACCCGGCAGAGCAGCGCGCCGCGATGCGCGAGCGGTGGGAGGAGGCGGCCGCCGGCTGGTCCGCCCGCCGCGAGGAGTTCCAGACCGCCCTCGAGCCGGTCTCCCGATGGCTGGTCGACGCGATCGACCCGCAGCCCGGGCAGACCGTGCTCGAGCTGGCCGCCGGCCTGGGGGACACCGGCTTCCTGGCCGCCCAGCGCGTGGGTCCGGACGGCCGTCTCATCAGCACCGACGGCGCGGAGGCGATGGTCGAGGCGGCCAAGGCCCACGGGGCCCAGCTCGGGATCACCAACGCCGAGTTCAAGGCGATGGAGCTCGAGTGGATCGACCAGGAGGCCGCGAGCGTCGACGGCGTCCTCTGCCGCTTCGGCTACATGCTGTGCGTCGACCCCGAGGCAGCGCTGCGCGAGACGCGCCGCGTCCTGCGCCCCGGCGGCCGCGTGGCGCTCGCCGTGTGGGACGAGCCGCGCCACAACCCGACCTTCGCCATGGGGTCGGTCCTCGCCGAGCTGGGTCTCGCCGAGCCGGGCGACCCGAGCGCGCCCGGGCCGTTCGCGCTGGCCGACCGCGAGCGCCTGGTCGAGCTCGTCGCTAGCGCCGGCCTGGTCGACGTCCGCGTCGAGGCCGTCGACGTCGTGTACCGCGCCGCGTCGCTGGACGAGGTCTGGGAGCAGCAGCGCGACCTCTCCCCGACCGCGCGACGGATCGTGCCGACGCTCTCACCCGCCGACCACACCCGACTGCGCGACGCGCTCGACGAGCGCTGGTCGGCCTGGGTGCAGTCCGACGGCTCGGTGGCGCTGCCGGGGCGCGCGCTGTGCGCGGCGGCCGACGCGTAG
- the serA gene encoding phosphoglycerate dehydrogenase — MTRVLVAEDIGASGVELLRQHFDVTTAFDQDGFDLAARIGEFEGLLIRSATKVDADMLANATALRAIGRAGVGVDNVDVPAATKRGIIVANAPQSNVVTAAEHTLALLLALARNVPQAHAALKGGEWARKKYSGVELMDKVLGILGFGRIGQLVAQRAKGFGMRVVAYDPYVGAERYRELGVEKAESSDDVYAVADFLTLHLPKTPETEGWLDAEALAKCKDGVRILNVARGPLIVDEDLQAALESGKVGGAALDVFRSEPMTDSPLFGFDNVVVTPHLGASTAEATDRAGFQAAEQVVAALTGGAVTTAVNVPAIAAEDLEVLGPFVPLCRQLGRIAISLAEGSSVDRVEVELLGRIAERDTRPLATAALLGVLAGHTEEDVNEVNAPAMAEERGIQLVETKNATARDFQDLVRITVHSGDRSERVVGTTFGRRNRPHLLEAWGQRFDVQLEDQLTLFRYTDEPGRIGAVGTALGQAGINVVSAAVGRDVSGGASGEAVMVVTTDATVPPEVLDGVVGIDGFTAGRSITL; from the coding sequence GTGACGCGGGTCCTCGTCGCGGAGGACATCGGCGCCAGCGGCGTCGAGCTCCTCCGCCAGCACTTCGACGTCACCACGGCCTTCGACCAGGACGGCTTCGACCTGGCCGCGCGCATCGGCGAGTTCGAGGGCCTGCTCATCCGCAGCGCCACGAAGGTCGACGCGGACATGCTCGCCAACGCCACGGCGCTCAGGGCGATCGGCCGCGCCGGCGTCGGCGTCGACAACGTCGACGTCCCCGCCGCCACCAAGCGCGGGATCATCGTCGCCAACGCGCCGCAGTCCAACGTCGTGACGGCGGCCGAGCACACGCTCGCGCTGCTGCTCGCGCTCGCGCGCAACGTCCCGCAGGCCCACGCCGCGCTCAAGGGCGGCGAGTGGGCCCGCAAGAAGTACTCGGGCGTCGAGCTCATGGACAAGGTCCTGGGCATCCTGGGCTTCGGCCGCATCGGCCAGCTCGTCGCCCAGCGCGCCAAGGGCTTCGGCATGCGCGTCGTGGCCTACGACCCGTACGTGGGCGCCGAGCGCTACCGCGAGCTCGGGGTCGAGAAGGCCGAGAGCAGCGACGACGTCTACGCGGTCGCGGACTTCCTGACCCTCCACCTGCCCAAGACGCCGGAGACCGAGGGCTGGCTCGACGCCGAGGCGCTGGCCAAGTGCAAGGACGGCGTGCGGATCCTCAACGTCGCCCGCGGGCCGCTGATCGTCGACGAGGACCTCCAGGCCGCCCTGGAGTCCGGCAAGGTCGGCGGCGCGGCGCTCGACGTCTTCCGCTCCGAGCCGATGACCGACAGCCCGCTGTTCGGCTTCGACAACGTCGTCGTCACGCCGCACCTCGGCGCCTCGACGGCGGAGGCGACCGACCGCGCCGGCTTCCAGGCCGCCGAGCAGGTCGTCGCGGCGCTCACCGGCGGCGCCGTCACCACCGCGGTCAACGTCCCGGCGATCGCCGCCGAGGACCTCGAGGTGCTCGGCCCGTTCGTCCCGCTCTGCCGCCAGCTCGGGCGCATCGCGATCTCCCTGGCCGAGGGCTCCTCCGTCGACCGCGTCGAGGTCGAGCTGCTGGGCCGCATCGCCGAGCGCGATACCCGGCCGCTGGCCACCGCCGCCCTGCTCGGCGTGCTGGCCGGCCACACCGAGGAGGACGTCAACGAGGTCAACGCCCCGGCGATGGCCGAGGAGCGCGGCATCCAGCTCGTCGAGACGAAGAACGCGACGGCGCGCGACTTCCAGGACCTCGTGCGGATCACCGTCCACTCGGGCGACCGCAGTGAGCGCGTCGTCGGCACGACGTTCGGCCGGCGCAACCGCCCGCACCTGCTGGAGGCCTGGGGCCAGCGCTTCGACGTCCAGCTGGAGGACCAGCTGACGCTGTTCCGCTACACCGACGAGCCGGGGCGCATCGGCGCCGTCGGCACCGCCCTCGGCCAGGCCGGCATCAACGTCGTGTCGGCCGCGGTCGGCCGCGACGTGTCGGGCGGTGCGAGCGGCGAGGCGGTCATGGTCGTCACGACCGACGCCACGGTCCCGCCCGAGGTCCTCGACGGCGTCGTCGGGATCGACGGCTTCACCGCGGGCCGCTCGATCACGCTCTAG
- a CDS encoding alpha-amylase family glycosyl hydrolase produces the protein MRAARRSWSSRPTPRSRPRSSTASSGSTASPRAARSRSSPLVVFQVYPRSFADADGDGEGDLEGIRRRLGHIASLGCDALWLSPIFPSPMADGGYDVADFEGVDPRFGTVQDAQRLIDDAHAHGLRVLLDLVPCHTSIEHPWFREHPERYVWSGVDGPANNWRSTFGGPAWSPDPHGRGRGWYLHSFYAEQPDLDWRHPDVAPAVGAAIATWRARGVDGFRLDALDRLLKDPQRRDDPPAHGPPPLPEGFADVRALEHRHSRNAPDIATALAQLRAAAGDDAFLVGEVYLPSRRLGPYLEHLDTCFAFELLHAPWTAASVRRAIAEAVAAAPGERMSWVLSNHDFPRLPDRVGREQVRAAALLLLSLPGHVFVFQGDELGLADGPGSSQPDRRASDTCRPDRCQTPAGYDRAGRDPHRHPIPWEAGAPHAGFTTGEPWLAVAEAPDGPVDVQARDPTSMLGLYRRLIAARRDLRGPLELLDAADGVVAFTRGAHVVAVNVSAEAQPAPRAGAIVVHTDAPEPGGPAPTTLVPGEGFVASRI, from the coding sequence GTGCGAGCGGCGAGGCGGTCATGGTCGTCACGACCGACGCCACGGTCCCGCCCGAGGTCCTCGACGGCGTCGTCGGGATCGACGGCTTCACCGCGGGCCGCTCGATCACGCTCTAGTCCGCTGGTCGTCTTCCAGGTCTACCCCCGCTCGTTCGCCGACGCCGACGGCGACGGCGAGGGGGACCTGGAGGGCATCCGCCGCCGCCTGGGCCACATCGCGTCGCTGGGCTGCGACGCGCTGTGGCTGTCGCCGATCTTCCCGTCGCCGATGGCCGACGGCGGCTACGACGTCGCCGACTTCGAGGGCGTCGACCCGCGCTTCGGCACGGTGCAGGACGCCCAGCGCCTCATCGACGACGCACACGCCCACGGGCTGCGGGTCCTGCTCGACCTGGTCCCGTGCCACACCTCGATCGAGCACCCGTGGTTCCGCGAGCACCCCGAGCGCTACGTCTGGTCGGGCGTCGACGGGCCGGCGAACAACTGGCGCTCGACCTTCGGCGGGCCCGCGTGGTCGCCGGACCCCCACGGCCGCGGGCGCGGCTGGTACCTGCACTCCTTCTACGCCGAGCAGCCCGACCTCGACTGGCGCCATCCGGACGTGGCCCCGGCGGTCGGCGCGGCGATCGCCACCTGGCGGGCGCGGGGCGTCGACGGCTTCCGCCTCGACGCGCTGGACCGCCTGCTCAAGGACCCCCAGCGCCGGGACGACCCGCCGGCGCATGGCCCGCCGCCGCTGCCCGAGGGCTTTGCCGACGTCCGCGCGCTCGAGCACCGCCACTCGCGCAACGCGCCGGACATCGCCACCGCGCTGGCGCAGCTGCGTGCCGCCGCCGGCGACGACGCGTTCCTGGTGGGCGAGGTCTACCTGCCGTCGCGGCGCCTCGGGCCCTACCTCGAGCACCTCGACACGTGCTTCGCCTTCGAGCTGCTGCACGCGCCGTGGACGGCGGCGAGCGTGCGTCGCGCGATCGCCGAAGCCGTCGCGGCCGCACCCGGCGAGCGGATGAGCTGGGTGCTCAGCAACCACGACTTCCCGCGGCTGCCCGATCGCGTCGGTCGCGAGCAGGTCCGTGCCGCGGCGCTGCTGCTGCTCAGCCTCCCCGGCCACGTCTTCGTCTTCCAGGGCGACGAGCTCGGCCTCGCCGACGGCCCCGGCAGCTCCCAACCGGATCGACGAGCGTCTGACACCTGCCGCCCCGACCGGTGTCAGACGCCTGCCGGGTACGACCGGGCGGGGCGCGACCCGCACCGCCACCCGATCCCCTGGGAGGCCGGCGCGCCGCACGCGGGCTTCACGACGGGCGAGCCGTGGCTGGCGGTCGCCGAGGCGCCCGACGGGCCGGTCGACGTCCAGGCCCGCGACCCCACGTCCATGCTCGGCCTCTACCGCCGGCTGATCGCCGCGCGGCGCGACCTGCGCGGGCCCCTCGAGCTGCTCGACGCGGCCGATGGCGTGGTCGCCTTCACGCGCGGCGCGCACGTCGTCGCGGTCAACGTCTCGGCCGAGGCCCAGCCGGCGCCGCGCGCCGGGGCGATCGTGGTCCACACCGACGCACCGGAGCCCGGTGGACCGGCGCCCACCACGCTCGTTCCGGGCGAGGGCTTCGTGGCATCTCGCATCTGA
- a CDS encoding ABC transporter ATP-binding protein has product MARIQLDHVSKRYGDGYEAVKSVDLDIEDGEFMILVGPSGCGKSTALRMIAGLEDITEGQLRIGDEVVNDRAPKDRDIAMVFQNYALYPHMTVRENMGFALKLAGTPKEEIDQKVTEAARILDLEQHLDRKPANLSGGQRQRVAMGRAIVRNPKAFLMDEPLSNLDAKLRVQMRTEVSRIQQRLGTTTVYVTHDQTEAMTLGDRVAVMRAGVIQQVDTPKQLYEHPANLFVAGFIGSPAMNFFPAEVRGDRVVLPFGEVPPPDALRGVREGRVICGIRPESFEDAALAPEHHQGTAYEFEADVELVESMGSELYAYFAYEGETAQSAELEELAADSGMADVPSAGESGRVVARLAAESEARAGERLKLWLDAEKLHLFDPDGGSRLEPRATATG; this is encoded by the coding sequence ATGGCACGCATCCAGCTCGACCACGTCTCCAAGCGCTACGGCGACGGCTACGAGGCGGTCAAGTCGGTCGACCTCGACATCGAGGACGGCGAGTTCATGATCCTCGTCGGTCCGTCGGGCTGCGGGAAGTCGACGGCGCTGCGGATGATCGCCGGCCTCGAGGACATCACCGAGGGCCAGCTGCGCATCGGCGACGAGGTCGTCAACGACCGCGCGCCGAAGGACCGCGACATCGCGATGGTCTTCCAGAACTACGCGCTGTACCCGCACATGACGGTGCGCGAGAACATGGGCTTCGCGCTGAAGCTCGCGGGGACGCCGAAGGAGGAGATCGACCAGAAGGTCACCGAGGCGGCGCGGATCCTGGACCTCGAGCAGCACCTCGACCGCAAGCCGGCCAACCTGTCGGGCGGCCAGCGCCAGCGCGTGGCGATGGGCCGGGCGATCGTCCGCAACCCCAAGGCCTTCCTCATGGACGAGCCGCTGTCGAACCTCGACGCGAAGCTGCGCGTGCAGATGCGCACCGAGGTCTCGCGCATCCAGCAGCGCCTCGGGACCACGACGGTCTACGTCACCCACGACCAGACCGAGGCGATGACCCTCGGCGACCGCGTGGCGGTGATGCGCGCCGGGGTCATCCAGCAGGTCGACACGCCCAAGCAGCTCTACGAGCACCCCGCCAACCTCTTCGTCGCGGGCTTCATCGGCTCGCCGGCGATGAACTTCTTCCCGGCCGAGGTGCGGGGCGACCGCGTCGTCCTGCCCTTCGGCGAGGTCCCGCCGCCCGACGCGCTGCGCGGCGTGCGCGAGGGACGGGTGATCTGCGGCATCCGACCCGAGTCCTTCGAGGACGCGGCGCTCGCGCCCGAGCACCACCAGGGCACGGCCTACGAGTTCGAGGCCGACGTCGAGCTCGTCGAGTCGATGGGCTCCGAGCTCTACGCGTACTTCGCCTACGAGGGCGAGACCGCGCAGAGCGCCGAGCTCGAGGAGCTGGCGGCCGACTCGGGCATGGCCGACGTCCCCAGCGCGGGGGAGTCGGGCCGCGTCGTGGCCCGCCTCGCCGCCGAGTCCGAGGCCCGGGCCGGCGAGCGCCTCAAGCTCTGGCTCGACGCCGAGAAGCTCCACCTCTTCGACCCCGACGGCGGGTCGCGCCTCGAGCCCCGGGCCACGGCCACCGGCTGA
- the ilvC gene encoding ketol-acid reductoisomerase: MFYDDDADLSLLDGKTVAIIGFGSQGHAHAQNLKDSGVSVVVGLREGSSSVQKAKDAGLEVLPVADAASRGDVVMVLVPDELHRQVWEEDVRDGVAEGNLLLFGHGFSVLYGEVEPPPGVDVALAAPKGPGHLVRRQYLEGSGVPGLIAIHQDATGKAKDMALAYAKGIGCTRGGVFETTFKDETETDLFGEQAVLCGGASELVQAGFDTLVEAGYPPEMAYFECLHELKLIVDLMYEKGLAGMRYSISNTAEYGDYTRGPRVITDETRAEMKRILKEIQDGEFAREWIAENRAGQENFNRMREEQAAKPVETTGKELRAMMSWISKDDLA, translated from the coding sequence ATGTTCTACGACGACGACGCGGATCTCTCCCTCCTCGACGGCAAGACCGTCGCGATCATCGGCTTCGGCTCCCAGGGCCACGCCCATGCGCAGAACCTCAAGGACTCCGGGGTCTCCGTCGTCGTAGGCCTGCGCGAGGGCTCGTCCTCGGTGCAGAAGGCCAAGGACGCCGGCCTCGAGGTGCTGCCCGTCGCCGACGCCGCCAGCCGTGGCGACGTCGTGATGGTCCTCGTGCCCGACGAGCTGCACCGCCAGGTGTGGGAGGAGGACGTGCGCGACGGCGTCGCCGAGGGCAACCTCCTGCTCTTCGGCCACGGCTTCTCGGTGCTCTACGGCGAGGTCGAGCCGCCCCCGGGCGTCGACGTCGCCCTCGCCGCCCCGAAGGGCCCCGGCCACCTCGTGCGCCGCCAGTACCTCGAGGGCTCCGGCGTGCCGGGCCTCATCGCGATCCACCAGGACGCGACGGGCAAGGCCAAGGACATGGCCCTGGCCTACGCCAAGGGCATCGGCTGCACCCGCGGCGGCGTCTTCGAGACGACGTTCAAGGACGAGACCGAGACCGACCTCTTCGGCGAGCAGGCCGTCCTGTGCGGCGGCGCGTCCGAGCTGGTCCAGGCGGGCTTCGACACGCTGGTCGAGGCCGGCTACCCGCCGGAGATGGCGTACTTCGAGTGCCTGCACGAGCTCAAGCTCATCGTCGACCTGATGTACGAGAAGGGCCTGGCCGGCATGCGCTACTCGATCTCGAACACCGCCGAGTACGGCGACTACACCCGCGGCCCGCGCGTCATCACCGACGAGACGCGCGCCGAGATGAAGCGGATCCTCAAGGAGATCCAGGACGGCGAGTTCGCCCGCGAGTGGATCGCGGAGAACCGCGCCGGCCAGGAGAACTTCAACCGCATGCGCGAGGAGCAGGCGGCCAAGCCGGTCGAGACGACGGGCAAGGAGCTGCGGGCCATGATGAGCTGGATCTCCAAGGACGACCTGGCCTAG
- a CDS encoding carbohydrate ABC transporter permease — protein MSDRTRAERKLGWMLCAPAVVAMLLVTAYPIGYAIVLSLRDVDLRFPGEGGFAGLDNYVTVLTSELWWSSLFNTAFIALVSVAVELVLGMALAMVMHRAIFGRGLVRTAVLVPYGIVTVVAAFAWYYAFDPASGFVNGLPFVADDKAWFGEKWSAMAVVIFAEVWKTTPFMALLLLAGLTTIDEGLYEAAKVDGATAWQRFWRITLPLMKPAILVALLFRMLDAFRVFDSIFVMTRGAENTESISIVGYNQLISRLNLGLGSAVSVLIFLVVLAIAFLFVRGLGAQTPGEDR, from the coding sequence ATGAGCGATCGCACCCGGGCCGAGCGCAAGCTGGGCTGGATGCTGTGCGCGCCGGCGGTCGTCGCCATGCTGCTGGTGACCGCGTACCCCATCGGCTACGCGATCGTCCTCTCCCTGCGCGACGTGGACCTGCGCTTCCCCGGCGAGGGCGGGTTCGCCGGCCTGGACAACTACGTCACCGTCCTGACCTCCGAGCTGTGGTGGAGCTCGCTGTTCAACACGGCGTTCATCGCGCTCGTGTCGGTGGCCGTCGAGCTCGTGCTCGGGATGGCGCTCGCGATGGTCATGCACCGCGCGATCTTCGGCCGCGGGCTCGTGCGCACCGCGGTGCTCGTGCCCTACGGCATCGTCACGGTCGTCGCGGCGTTCGCCTGGTACTACGCGTTCGACCCGGCCAGTGGCTTCGTCAACGGGCTGCCGTTCGTCGCCGACGACAAGGCGTGGTTCGGCGAGAAGTGGAGCGCGATGGCGGTCGTCATCTTCGCCGAGGTCTGGAAGACCACGCCGTTCATGGCGCTCCTGCTCCTCGCCGGCCTCACGACGATCGACGAGGGCCTCTACGAGGCGGCGAAGGTCGACGGCGCCACCGCGTGGCAGCGCTTCTGGCGGATCACCCTGCCGCTGATGAAGCCGGCGATCCTCGTCGCGCTGCTCTTCCGCATGCTCGACGCCTTCCGGGTCTTCGACTCGATCTTCGTGATGACCCGCGGTGCGGAGAACACGGAGTCGATCTCGATCGTCGGCTACAACCAGCTCATCTCCCGGCTCAACCTCGGCCTGGGATCGGCGGTGAGCGTCCTGATCTTCCTGGTCGTCCTGGCCATCGCGTTCCTCTTCGTGCGTGGGCTCGGGGCGCAGACCCCGGGGGAGGACCGCTAG
- a CDS encoding carbohydrate ABC transporter permease, with product MGERGTREHTFWTIGLVAVVIAALFPVFWLLMLSLKTPATIGDGRLIPDAFTFDNYKTLFEGGFDSPMLRPLINSVAIALIATVIAITLASFTAYAIARLDFPGRRLILGGALAIAMFPPISTVGPLFDMWRTLGIYDTYVGLIIPYLTFALPLAIYTLVAFFREIPWELEQAAQVDGATPFQAFRKVIVPLAAPGMFTAAILVFIFCWNDFVFAISLTSSDRSRTVPAAIAFFQGESQFTAPTGNIAAAAILVTIPIIVFVLIFQRRIVAGLTSGAVKG from the coding sequence ATGGGCGAGCGCGGGACCCGCGAGCACACGTTCTGGACGATCGGCCTCGTCGCGGTGGTCATCGCCGCGCTGTTCCCCGTCTTCTGGCTGCTGATGCTGTCGCTCAAGACGCCGGCGACGATCGGCGACGGGCGGCTCATCCCGGACGCGTTCACCTTCGACAACTACAAGACGCTGTTCGAGGGCGGCTTCGACAGCCCGATGCTGCGGCCGCTGATCAACTCCGTGGCGATCGCGCTCATCGCGACGGTCATCGCGATCACACTGGCGTCGTTCACCGCCTACGCGATCGCGCGGCTGGACTTCCCGGGCCGGCGCCTGATCCTCGGCGGCGCGCTGGCCATCGCGATGTTCCCGCCGATCTCGACCGTCGGCCCGCTGTTCGACATGTGGCGGACGCTCGGGATCTACGACACCTACGTCGGGCTCATCATCCCGTACCTCACCTTCGCGCTGCCGCTGGCGATCTACACGCTCGTCGCGTTCTTCCGCGAGATCCCGTGGGAGCTCGAGCAGGCCGCGCAGGTCGACGGCGCCACGCCGTTCCAGGCCTTCCGCAAGGTCATCGTCCCGCTCGCCGCCCCGGGCATGTTCACCGCGGCGATCCTCGTCTTCATCTTCTGCTGGAACGACTTCGTCTTCGCGATCTCGCTGACGTCGTCGGACCGCTCGCGCACGGTCCCAGCGGCCATCGCCTTCTTCCAGGGCGAGAGCCAGTTCACCGCGCCGACCGGGAACATCGCCGCCGCGGCGATCCTGGTCACCATCCCGATCATCGTCTTCGTCCTGATCTTCCAGCGCCGCATCGTGGCCGGGCTGACGTCCGGCGCGGTGAAGGGCTGA
- a CDS encoding extracellular solute-binding protein, with the protein MRRVIAAALTASALALGAAACGDDSSSSGQQKLTWFIATQPGGSLEKIAKRCSDASDGRYRISIELLPTQADAQREQLVRRLGAEDSSIDLVGMDVVWTGEFANAGWVQEVPRERREALTRNVFRSILRSAQFEDRLYAAPIWSNTQLLWYRKDLVKEPPRTWDEMLDEAERLGAKGKVQVQAKRYEGLVVWANAMIASAGTAILTGPEQVGLEPRATERALALMGRLGRSSAAAPDIGTSNEDSARMGFESGSSAFMINYPFVFPSAKANAPDVFKEMGAAKYPAVDADRPSAPPLGGFNIGVSKFSKHSDLAWDAVECLVSKRNQLEVTELEGLPPVREDLFDEPAIRKAYPGFADVIRDSIADASPRPSESPAYQDLSLAVQRALHPVSDIDPRDPKAAYDRLKDKVEQAVKREGLL; encoded by the coding sequence ATGCGACGGGTCATCGCAGCGGCGCTCACGGCATCGGCGCTCGCCCTCGGCGCCGCCGCGTGCGGCGACGACAGCTCCTCCTCCGGTCAGCAGAAGCTGACCTGGTTCATCGCGACGCAGCCCGGCGGCTCGCTCGAGAAGATCGCCAAGCGCTGCAGCGACGCCTCGGACGGGCGCTACCGGATCAGCATCGAGCTGCTGCCCACGCAGGCCGACGCGCAGCGCGAGCAGCTCGTGCGCCGCCTGGGCGCCGAGGACTCCTCGATCGACCTCGTCGGCATGGACGTCGTCTGGACCGGCGAGTTCGCCAACGCCGGCTGGGTGCAGGAGGTGCCGCGCGAGCGCCGCGAGGCGCTGACGCGCAACGTCTTCCGGTCCATCCTGCGCAGCGCGCAGTTCGAGGACCGCCTCTACGCGGCGCCGATCTGGTCCAACACCCAGCTGCTCTGGTACCGCAAGGACCTGGTCAAGGAGCCGCCGCGCACCTGGGACGAGATGCTCGACGAGGCCGAGCGCCTCGGGGCCAAGGGCAAGGTCCAGGTCCAGGCCAAGCGCTACGAGGGCCTGGTCGTCTGGGCCAACGCGATGATCGCCTCGGCCGGGACCGCCATCCTCACCGGGCCCGAGCAGGTCGGCCTCGAGCCCCGCGCCACCGAGCGCGCCCTGGCCCTCATGGGGCGCCTGGGCCGCAGCTCGGCGGCCGCCCCCGACATCGGCACCTCCAACGAGGACTCGGCCCGCATGGGCTTCGAGTCGGGTAGCTCGGCCTTCATGATCAACTACCCCTTCGTCTTCCCGTCGGCGAAGGCCAACGCGCCGGACGTCTTCAAGGAGATGGGGGCGGCGAAGTACCCGGCCGTCGACGCCGACCGCCCGAGCGCCCCGCCGCTGGGCGGCTTCAACATCGGGGTCTCGAAGTTCTCGAAGCACTCGGACCTGGCGTGGGACGCCGTCGAGTGCCTCGTCTCCAAGCGCAACCAGCTCGAGGTCACCGAGCTCGAGGGCCTGCCGCCCGTGCGCGAGGACCTCTTCGACGAGCCGGCGATCCGCAAGGCCTATCCCGGCTTCGCCGACGTGATCCGCGACTCCATCGCCGACGCGTCGCCCCGGCCGTCGGAGTCCCCGGCCTACCAGGACCTGTCCCTGGCCGTCCAGCGGGCGCTGCACCCGGTCTCGGACATCGACCCGCGTGACCCCAAGGCCGCCTACGACCGCCTGAAGGACAAGGTCGAGCAGGCCGTCAAGCGCGAGGGGCTGCTCTGA
- the serC gene encoding phosphoserine transaminase: protein MTTSADTLEIPQDLKPADGRFGCGPSKVRPEQLAHVADSAAVMGTSHRQKPVKAVVGRVREGLSQLFSLPDGYEVALGNGGTTAFWDALAFGMVRDRSLHLTYGEFSSKFAKVTQGAPFLQDPVVVSADPGDAPAPTSDASCDVVAWAHNETSTGVMVGVQRPDGDALVLIDATSGAGGLPVDVAQADAYYFAPQKSFAADGGLWLAVLSPAAIARVEELHAADRWIPDFLSIHTALDNSRKDQTYNTPAVATLLLLADQVEWMNDNGGLDFCVGRTTQSSQTLYGWAERSSFATPFVRDAAKRSLVVGTIDFDESVDAAAVAATLRANGIVDVEPYRKLGRNQLRVGMFPAIEPSDVEALTACIDFVVERQS, encoded by the coding sequence GTGACGACGAGCGCCGACACGCTCGAGATCCCGCAGGACCTCAAGCCCGCCGACGGGCGCTTCGGCTGCGGTCCCTCGAAGGTCCGCCCCGAGCAGCTCGCCCACGTCGCCGACAGCGCGGCGGTCATGGGCACCTCCCACCGCCAGAAGCCCGTGAAGGCCGTCGTCGGCCGCGTGCGCGAGGGGCTCTCGCAGCTCTTCTCCCTGCCCGACGGCTACGAGGTCGCCCTGGGCAACGGCGGCACGACCGCCTTCTGGGACGCCCTGGCCTTCGGCATGGTGCGCGACCGCTCGCTGCACCTCACCTACGGCGAGTTCTCCTCGAAGTTCGCGAAGGTCACCCAGGGCGCCCCGTTCCTCCAGGACCCGGTCGTCGTCTCGGCCGACCCGGGCGATGCGCCCGCGCCGACCTCGGACGCCTCCTGCGACGTCGTCGCCTGGGCGCACAACGAGACCTCCACCGGCGTGATGGTGGGCGTGCAGCGGCCGGACGGTGACGCGCTCGTGCTCATCGACGCGACCTCGGGCGCCGGCGGCCTGCCCGTCGACGTCGCGCAGGCCGACGCCTACTACTTCGCGCCGCAGAAGTCCTTCGCCGCCGACGGCGGCCTGTGGCTCGCGGTCCTGAGCCCCGCGGCGATCGCCCGCGTCGAGGAGCTGCACGCCGCCGACCGCTGGATCCCGGACTTCCTGTCGATCCACACGGCGCTGGACAACTCCCGCAAGGACCAGACCTACAACACGCCGGCGGTCGCGACCCTGCTGCTGCTGGCCGACCAGGTCGAGTGGATGAACGACAACGGCGGCCTGGACTTCTGCGTCGGGCGCACCACGCAGTCCTCGCAGACGCTCTACGGCTGGGCGGAGCGCTCGTCGTTCGCCACGCCGTTCGTGCGCGACGCGGCCAAGCGCTCGCTCGTCGTCGGCACGATCGACTTCGACGAGTCGGTCGACGCCGCCGCGGTCGCCGCGACGCTGCGGGCCAACGGCATCGTCGACGTCGAGCCCTACCGCAAGCTCGGCCGCAACCAGCTGCGCGTCGGCATGTTCCCGGCCATCGAGCCGTCCGACGTCGAGGCGCTCACGGCCTGCATCGACTTCGTCGTGGAGCGCCAGTCGTGA